In Gopherus flavomarginatus isolate rGopFla2 chromosome 1, rGopFla2.mat.asm, whole genome shotgun sequence, a single genomic region encodes these proteins:
- the LOC127038136 gene encoding olfactory receptor 52R1-like — MSDSNKTDFTNPSTFILLGIPGLEAAHVWISIPFCTMYIIDILGNFTILFIVRTEPSLHVPMYFFLCMLAVTDLVLSSSIVPKTLSIFWFNSREIDFSACLTQMYFIHCFAVIESGIFVAMAFDRYVAICHALRHSSILTNPVVAKISLAVGLRGGMLVMPHPFLVRSRPYCRTNIIPHTLCEHMAVVKLACSNTRISSYYGLFVVFCVLGLDVFFIAVSYIQILRAIFNLPTKDARLKTFGTCASHLCAILAFYVSTIFSSLTYRFGHNVPLHFHVLIANVYLLVPPMLNPIIYGVRTKQIWDRLLWVFTHK; from the coding sequence atgtcagattccaacaaaacagacttcaccaacccctccaccttcatcctgctgggcattcctggcctggaggccgcccatgtctggatctctatccccttctgcaccatgtacatCATAgacatcttggggaacttcaccatcctgttcattgtgaGGACAGAGCCAAGCCTCCATGTccccatgtactttttcctctgcatgctggccgtcACCGACCTGGTCCTTTCTTCATCCATTGTACCGAAAACATTGAgtatcttctggttcaattccagggagatcgatttcagtgcatgcctcacccagatgtacttcattcactgcttcgcAGTGATAGAGTCTGGGATCtttgtggccatggcttttgatcgctatgtggccatctgccatGCCCTGAGACATTCCAGCATCCTGACAAACCCTGTTGTGGCCAAGATCAGCCTGGCCGTGGGGCTGCGTGGTGGTATGCTCGTAATGCCACATCCCTTCCTGGTGAGGTCacggccatattgcagaaccaacatcatcccccacaCACTCTGTGAGCACATGGCCGTGGTGAAGCTGGCTTGTTCCAACACTCGCATCAGTAGTTACTATGGCCTCTTTGTGGTATTCTGCGTGCTTGGTCTGGATGTGTTTTTTATCGCTGTTTCCTatatccagatcctcagggccatcttcaacctccccacaaaggatgcccgACTCAAGACCTTTGGAACCTGTGCCTCCCACCTCTGTGCCATCTTAGCCTTTTATGTCTCAACGATCTTCTCCTCTCTCACATACCGGTTTGGCCAcaatgtgcccctgcatttccatGTTCTTATTGCCAACGTGTAcctcctggtgccccccatgctaaaccccatcatctacggggTGAGAACCAAACAGATCTGGGACAGACTGCT